From the Nodularia sp. NIES-3585 genome, one window contains:
- a CDS encoding LuxR C-terminal-related transcriptional regulator, with amino-acid sequence MPNSLYVVFQAIANVNNEQQLRLALMDKIGEYFGVQHCGIYLIDEQPSEELNVQAIPAVCMENNPVGRYVVERHAPAHEQLILSPGDWKHFCSRQDHEHVMTGPIVCDGRLVGTLNLARDQGTEAFNADDLTDLSALCIHLSAKLATLRAKDAKISNSLLVSPLTARELEIAELVAQGLTNAEIGGRLWITQNSVKQALKRMFRKLGVSARTEMVAKLHLISLN; translated from the coding sequence ATGCCTAATTCTCTTTACGTTGTATTTCAAGCGATCGCTAATGTCAACAACGAGCAGCAACTACGACTGGCTCTCATGGATAAAATTGGTGAGTATTTTGGCGTGCAACATTGCGGTATTTATCTGATTGATGAACAGCCCAGTGAAGAACTCAATGTTCAGGCTATTCCCGCAGTATGTATGGAGAATAACCCAGTCGGGCGCTATGTGGTGGAACGGCACGCTCCCGCCCATGAGCAATTAATATTATCACCAGGAGATTGGAAACATTTCTGTTCGCGTCAAGACCATGAACACGTGATGACTGGGCCGATTGTTTGCGATGGTCGTTTGGTGGGGACGTTAAACTTAGCTCGCGATCAAGGAACTGAAGCCTTTAATGCTGATGATCTAACTGATTTAAGCGCTTTGTGCATTCACTTATCAGCCAAACTTGCCACTCTCAGAGCGAAAGACGCAAAAATATCTAATTCGCTGTTAGTAAGTCCGTTAACCGCGCGTGAGCTAGAAATTGCTGAGTTGGTAGCACAGGGGTTAACGAATGCGGAAATTGGTGGCAGACTGTGGATAACGCAAAATTCTGTCAAGCAAGCTTTAAAAAGGATGTTTCGTAAGCTTGGTGTTTCAGCTCGGACTGAAATGGTGGCAAAACTACATTTGATCTCCCTGAATTAG
- a CDS encoding zinc metalloprotease HtpX, translating into MNNQLKTVALLAVLSGLLIAISYWIIGGTGGLIVGIGLAAATNLFSWYQSDQIALRVYRARPVNEAQAPGLYRMVRELSQRANIPMPGVYIVPSQTANAFATGRDPEHAAVAVTEGILNILPDDELEGVIAHELTHITNRDTLTQAVAATIAGAISFLAQMVSYSLWFGGGGSRDGNRGGNIFGVLLTVILAPIAATIIQLAISRTREFSADAGAARLTGNPRALAKALQRLEATARQLPLNANPAFEPLLIINPISGKFLGNLFSSHPATEARVEELLKLE; encoded by the coding sequence ATGAACAATCAATTGAAAACGGTGGCTTTGCTAGCTGTTCTGAGTGGTCTTTTGATTGCCATTAGCTACTGGATCATTGGCGGTACTGGCGGCTTAATTGTCGGAATTGGTTTAGCAGCAGCAACAAACTTGTTTTCCTGGTATCAATCCGATCAGATTGCCCTGAGAGTTTACCGCGCCCGCCCTGTAAATGAAGCTCAGGCACCGGGACTCTATCGTATGGTACGAGAATTGTCTCAACGCGCCAATATTCCCATGCCAGGAGTTTACATTGTTCCTAGCCAAACTGCTAACGCTTTCGCTACGGGACGCGATCCAGAACACGCTGCTGTAGCTGTTACCGAAGGCATCTTGAATATACTACCAGATGATGAACTCGAAGGCGTAATTGCTCACGAACTGACTCACATTACTAATCGTGACACTCTCACACAAGCGGTTGCTGCCACAATTGCCGGGGCGATCTCGTTTTTGGCACAAATGGTTAGTTACAGCTTATGGTTTGGTGGTGGAGGTTCACGAGATGGTAACAGAGGTGGAAATATTTTCGGTGTTTTGTTAACAGTGATACTTGCACCAATAGCTGCCACAATTATTCAACTAGCAATTTCGCGCACACGGGAGTTTTCCGCTGATGCAGGTGCTGCTCGATTGACTGGTAATCCTCGTGCTTTAGCTAAGGCGCTGCAAAGGTTAGAAGCCACAGCCAGACAACTACCTTTAAATGCCAACCCTGCTTTTGAACCGTTATTGATTATTAATCCGATTTCGGGTAAATTTTTGGGTAATTTATTCTCTAGTCACCCGGCTACGGAAGCACGAGTTGAAGAATTACTAAAATTAGAGTAA
- the nifH gene encoding nitrogenase iron protein gives MTDAKIRQIAFYGKGGIGKSTTSQNTLAAMAEMGQRILIVGCDPKADSTRLMLHSKAQTSVLQLAAERGAVEDIELHEVMLTGFRDVRCVESGGPEPGVGCAGRGIITAINFLEENGAYTDVDFVSYDVLGDVVCGGFAMPIREGKAQEIYIVTSGEMMAMYAANNIARGVLKYAHTGGVRLGGLICNSRNVDREVDLIETLAKRLNTQMIHFVPRDNIVQHAELRRMTVNEYAPDSNQSNEYRTLATKIINNKNLTIPTPIEMEELEELLIEFGILESEENAAMLIGKTATEAQVS, from the coding sequence ATGACTGACGCAAAAATTAGACAAATAGCTTTCTACGGTAAAGGTGGTATTGGTAAATCTACTACCTCTCAAAATACCTTAGCAGCTATGGCGGAAATGGGTCAGCGTATCCTTATCGTCGGTTGTGACCCTAAAGCTGACTCTACCCGTTTAATGCTACACAGTAAAGCTCAAACAAGTGTTCTACAATTGGCTGCTGAAAGAGGCGCTGTAGAAGACATCGAATTACATGAAGTCATGCTGACCGGCTTCCGCGATGTCCGTTGTGTAGAATCAGGTGGTCCAGAACCTGGAGTAGGTTGCGCTGGTCGTGGTATCATCACCGCCATTAACTTCTTAGAAGAAAATGGTGCATACACAGATGTTGACTTCGTATCTTACGACGTATTGGGCGACGTTGTATGCGGTGGTTTTGCTATGCCTATAAGAGAAGGTAAAGCGCAAGAAATCTACATCGTTACATCAGGTGAAATGATGGCGATGTATGCTGCGAATAACATCGCTCGTGGTGTTCTTAAATATGCTCACACTGGTGGTGTGCGCTTGGGTGGTTTGATTTGTAACAGCCGTAACGTTGACAGGGAAGTTGACTTAATCGAAACCCTGGCGAAACGCTTGAACACCCAAATGATTCACTTCGTACCTCGCGACAACATCGTGCAACACGCTGAGTTGCGCCGGATGACTGTAAACGAGTACGCACCTGATAGTAATCAAAGTAACGAATACCGGACATTGGCTACCAAGATTATCAACAACAAAAATCTCACCATTCCTACACCCATCGAAATGGAAGAACTAGAAGAATTGTTGATTGAATTCGGTATTCTTGAAAGTGAAGAAAATGCGGCAATGTTGATTGGTAAAACAGCTACTGAAGCACAAGTAAGTTAG
- a CDS encoding sodium:proton antiporter: protein MLASVLWILMMGFFVGQLARRLGAPPLIGMIVVGMILSPQLLNVINPDVLSAADDLRTLAVMIILMKAGLGLDREKIAQQGTVALRLGFLPATTEAIAIAFAAMVIFKFDFLTGLLLGCVIGAESPAVIVPGMLRLKSLGWGVTKGIPDAILTGSALSDVLLLLVFSLLLSFLGDGGVEQIILPRGLVLTPLQLLPLQIIMQILLGVLFGYLAARLLVVLLVKQNWTQNAVQDTLIAASIALFLVISAHGLPYFSGYLAAMSLGFFLIELDAPLARKLRGGFDSLWIIAEIFLFVLLGATIQLQVLGNILLPGLAILAIGLLIGRMLGWYLSTLGSNWNWRERLFLLPGNSPKATVQAAIGAIPLAQGIAGGEIILAIAALSILVTAPLGAWATMTFAPKLLERGEVDPTKVTLATRTLLLAAVDTSGLATAVLTKVADLARRSNGEVIVLHIVNLPNQKEIQQLESQTQQLLSDIRYKFVTVTGTVPEEIIRTAQEHNATAIIMGKRGHQPWEKVLIGSVSQAVLETSPIPVILVENRQF, encoded by the coding sequence ATGCTAGCCAGCGTATTGTGGATTTTAATGATGGGCTTTTTTGTCGGTCAACTTGCCCGGCGTTTAGGCGCTCCCCCTTTAATTGGCATGATTGTAGTGGGGATGATTCTTAGCCCTCAATTGCTGAATGTGATTAATCCAGATGTGTTAAGTGCTGCTGATGATTTAAGAACTTTGGCAGTGATGATTATTTTGATGAAAGCCGGACTGGGGCTAGATAGAGAAAAAATAGCTCAACAGGGAACTGTAGCCCTGCGTTTGGGATTTTTACCAGCCACAACCGAAGCGATCGCGATCGCCTTTGCGGCTATGGTAATCTTTAAGTTTGACTTTCTCACTGGTTTACTCTTGGGCTGTGTCATTGGCGCTGAGTCTCCCGCTGTGATTGTCCCCGGAATGCTGAGACTCAAAAGTTTAGGCTGGGGCGTTACCAAAGGCATACCCGATGCAATTTTGACTGGTAGTGCTTTATCTGATGTGCTGCTGTTATTGGTTTTTAGCCTATTGCTGAGTTTTTTGGGTGATGGCGGCGTTGAGCAGATTATCCTTCCTCGCGGGTTGGTACTAACTCCCCTGCAACTGCTTCCACTGCAAATTATCATGCAAATTTTACTAGGAGTGCTGTTTGGCTACCTAGCAGCCCGTTTGCTGGTTGTGCTGTTAGTAAAACAAAATTGGACTCAAAATGCCGTTCAAGATACTCTCATTGCTGCCAGTATCGCCTTATTTTTAGTAATTTCGGCTCATGGGTTGCCTTATTTTTCTGGTTATTTAGCAGCCATGAGTTTAGGTTTTTTTCTCATTGAATTAGATGCACCCCTAGCTAGAAAGTTGCGCGGTGGGTTTGATAGCCTCTGGATAATAGCTGAGATTTTTTTGTTTGTTTTATTAGGTGCAACTATTCAACTGCAAGTATTAGGCAATATTCTCTTACCCGGTTTGGCAATTCTAGCAATTGGTTTACTCATCGGTCGGATGCTGGGCTGGTATCTTTCCACACTGGGCAGTAATTGGAATTGGCGGGAAAGACTGTTTTTATTACCAGGAAATTCGCCTAAAGCCACAGTACAAGCAGCTATTGGCGCGATTCCCCTGGCTCAAGGGATTGCGGGAGGTGAGATAATTTTAGCGATCGCAGCCTTATCAATTTTAGTCACAGCACCTTTAGGAGCTTGGGCAACGATGACCTTTGCACCTAAATTATTAGAACGGGGAGAAGTTGATCCCACAAAAGTTACACTTGCGACTCGTACTCTCTTACTAGCAGCCGTTGATACATCAGGTTTAGCTACCGCAGTTTTAACCAAAGTCGCAGATTTAGCACGACGCAGTAATGGGGAAGTTATAGTTTTGCATATAGTTAATCTGCCCAATCAGAAAGAAATTCAACAACTAGAATCACAAACTCAACAATTGTTATCAGATATCAGATATAAGTTTGTCACTGTCACAGGTACGGTTCCAGAGGAAATTATCCGCACTGCCCAAGAACATAATGCTACAGCAATTATCATGGGAAAACGGGGTCATCAGCCTTGGGAAAAAGTCCTAATTGGCTCGGTATCCCAAGCGGTTTTAGAAACAAGTCCCATACCTGTAATTTTGGTAGAAAATCGTCAATTTTAG
- a CDS encoding pentapeptide repeat-containing protein has product MKSPILATAVFLTTISLTTTAQAANFEHVRQLLATKQCQNCDLSNAGLVMADLSGADLSGANLTNANLSRANLSGADLRGANLSGAGLFGVNLSQAKLSGANLLGADLRNTYLANTEFNGASLDGVNFQGAVGIPMQIATPEEFYALGVAEAQKGNQKQAINYFDQAIASQPEYAGAYLARGVARYQIFDRAGAFQDAQIAEKMFTAQENEPGIQTAAAFMKELQTPYSEKVSTGNPSFFDFVGSLGSVLLQFLPF; this is encoded by the coding sequence ATGAAAAGCCCAATTTTAGCCACAGCCGTATTTTTAACTACCATTAGTCTGACTACAACTGCCCAAGCAGCCAACTTTGAACACGTCAGACAGTTATTAGCTACCAAGCAATGTCAAAACTGTGATCTAAGTAATGCCGGTTTAGTCATGGCTGACTTATCTGGAGCGGATTTAAGCGGTGCTAATTTGACAAATGCTAACCTCAGCCGTGCCAATTTAAGCGGCGCTGATTTAAGAGGCGCAAACTTAAGTGGTGCTGGTTTATTCGGCGTTAACCTCAGCCAAGCTAAACTCAGTGGGGCAAATTTACTTGGTGCTGATTTGAGAAACACCTATTTAGCGAATACAGAGTTTAATGGTGCTTCCCTGGATGGTGTTAACTTTCAAGGTGCAGTTGGTATACCTATGCAAATTGCTACACCAGAAGAATTCTATGCTTTAGGGGTTGCAGAAGCACAAAAAGGTAATCAAAAGCAAGCAATCAATTATTTTGATCAAGCGATCGCATCTCAGCCAGAATACGCAGGTGCTTACTTAGCCCGTGGTGTTGCTCGTTACCAAATATTTGACCGAGCAGGTGCATTCCAAGATGCTCAAATTGCCGAAAAAATGTTTACAGCCCAAGAAAACGAGCCAGGAATTCAAACAGCAGCAGCCTTTATGAAAGAACTACAAACACCCTACTCAGAGAAAGTGAGTACTGGTAATCCTAGCTTTTTCGACTTTGTAGGCAGCCTTGGCTCAGTTTTACTTCAGTTTTTACCTTTTTAA
- a CDS encoding TenA family protein: MTLHTKLWAANQDLAQACLQHPFVQGIADGTLEPAKFAYYVGQDAFFLEAFARAYSIAAAKAPDWQGFTTFHALADGVLAELKLHENYATQWGVDLRVGEPGTATRRYTDFLLATAWSSDVGVTAAAMSPCMRLYAFLGQQLAREGIPNHQYADWIRTYSSADFQPLTQQLESLVEHYATAIPSVYSTYRYAMSCELDFFQAVWAK; the protein is encoded by the coding sequence ATGACTCTACATACTAAATTATGGGCAGCAAATCAAGACTTAGCACAAGCTTGTTTGCAGCATCCTTTTGTTCAAGGCATCGCCGATGGTACTCTTGAACCAGCTAAATTTGCTTACTATGTCGGACAAGATGCTTTTTTCTTAGAAGCCTTTGCCCGTGCATATAGTATAGCCGCAGCGAAAGCCCCAGATTGGCAAGGTTTTACCACATTTCACGCCTTAGCTGATGGAGTTTTGGCAGAACTAAAGCTACATGAAAACTATGCTACTCAGTGGGGGGTTGATTTACGTGTCGGGGAACCTGGAACTGCTACCCGCCGCTATACTGATTTTTTACTAGCTACCGCCTGGAGTAGTGATGTGGGTGTCACTGCTGCGGCTATGTCCCCCTGTATGCGTCTTTACGCTTTTTTAGGACAACAGTTAGCGCGTGAGGGTATTCCTAATCATCAATATGCCGATTGGATTCGGACTTACAGTAGTGCAGATTTTCAACCCCTGACACAACAATTAGAAAGTTTGGTGGAACATTACGCTACTGCTATTCCCTCAGTGTACTCAACTTACCGTTATGCCATGTCTTGTGAACTAGACTTTTTTCAAGCTGTTTGGGCAAAATAA
- the ilvD gene encoding dihydroxy-acid dehydratase: MSENLKSQVVTQGVQRSPNRAMLRAVGFQDEDFNKAIVGIANGYSTITPCNMGINQLAQRAEIGVREAGAMPQMFGTITISDGISMGTEGMKYSLVSREVIADSIETACTGQSMDGVLAIGGCDKNMPGAMLAMARMNIPAIFVYGGTIKPGHYDGKDLTVVSSFEAVGQYSAGKIDSDELLAVERQACPGAGSCGGMFTANTMSSAFEAMGMSLPYSSTMAAEDAEKADSTEKSAVALVEAIRKQILPRQIITRKSIENAISVIMAVGGSTNAVLHFLAIARAAGVELTIDDFETIRGRVPVLCDLKPSGRYVATDLHKAGGIPQVMKMLLVHDLLHGDCLTISGQTVAEVLADIPAEPRTDQDVIRPWNNPMYAQGHLAILKGNLATEGAVAKITGVKKPIITGPARVFESEESCLDAILAGKIKAGDVLIIRYEGPKGGPGMREMLAPTSAIIGAGLGDSVGLITDGRFSGGTYGMVVGHVAPEAAVGGAIALVEEGDSITIDATTRLLQLNVSDEELARRRANWQPRPPRYTKGVLAKYAKLVSSSSVGAVTDLDLFTN, translated from the coding sequence ATGTCGGAGAATTTAAAAAGCCAAGTTGTGACTCAAGGAGTGCAGCGATCGCCTAATCGAGCTATGCTGCGTGCAGTGGGTTTTCAGGATGAAGATTTTAATAAAGCCATTGTCGGCATTGCTAATGGCTACAGCACAATCACTCCCTGCAATATGGGAATTAATCAACTAGCACAAAGAGCCGAAATTGGGGTCAGAGAAGCTGGGGCAATGCCGCAGATGTTCGGTACTATCACTATTAGTGATGGGATTTCCATGGGAACCGAGGGGATGAAATATTCCCTAGTGTCGCGAGAAGTTATCGCTGATTCCATCGAAACCGCCTGTACTGGGCAAAGTATGGACGGTGTGCTGGCTATTGGTGGCTGTGATAAAAATATGCCAGGGGCAATGCTAGCGATGGCGCGCATGAATATTCCTGCTATCTTTGTTTACGGTGGCACAATTAAACCCGGTCACTACGATGGTAAGGATTTAACCGTTGTGAGTTCCTTTGAAGCCGTTGGTCAATACAGCGCCGGCAAAATTGACAGTGATGAACTCTTAGCCGTAGAACGTCAAGCCTGTCCTGGTGCTGGTTCCTGTGGTGGGATGTTTACAGCAAATACCATGTCTTCTGCTTTTGAAGCAATGGGTATGAGCTTACCTTATTCTTCCACAATGGCAGCCGAAGACGCAGAAAAAGCCGACAGTACGGAAAAATCAGCCGTTGCTTTAGTAGAAGCCATTCGCAAGCAAATCTTACCTCGGCAGATTATCACTCGTAAATCTATAGAAAATGCCATTTCAGTAATTATGGCAGTGGGTGGGTCTACAAATGCAGTATTGCACTTTTTAGCGATCGCTCGTGCGGCTGGAGTAGAACTAACAATAGACGACTTTGAAACCATCCGTGGACGTGTTCCGGTTTTATGTGATTTAAAACCCAGTGGTAGATATGTTGCTACAGACTTGCACAAAGCCGGTGGAATTCCCCAAGTCATGAAAATGTTACTTGTCCATGATTTACTCCACGGTGACTGCTTAACTATTAGTGGTCAAACAGTAGCAGAAGTCTTAGCAGATATCCCCGCCGAACCACGCACCGACCAAGATGTGATTCGTCCTTGGAATAATCCAATGTATGCTCAAGGACATCTAGCCATCCTCAAAGGCAATCTAGCCACAGAAGGGGCTGTAGCCAAAATCACCGGAGTCAAAAAGCCAATTATTACTGGACCAGCGCGAGTCTTTGAGTCTGAAGAATCCTGTTTAGACGCTATTTTGGCAGGCAAAATTAAAGCAGGTGATGTTCTGATTATTCGTTACGAAGGTCCCAAGGGTGGCCCTGGTATGCGAGAAATGTTAGCTCCCACTTCAGCCATTATTGGGGCTGGGTTAGGCGATTCCGTAGGTTTAATTACTGATGGACGCTTTTCCGGTGGTACTTACGGCATGGTAGTGGGTCACGTAGCCCCAGAAGCAGCCGTTGGTGGTGCGATCGCCCTTGTAGAAGAAGGTGATAGCATTACCATTGATGCCACGACTCGCCTCTTGCAGTTAAACGTATCAGATGAAGAATTAGCCCGCAGACGTGCCAACTGGCAACCACGTCCACCACGTTACACTAAAGGTGTACTAGCTAAATATGCCAAATTGGTATCTTCTAGCAGTGTCGGTGCAGTCACTGATTTAGACTTATTTACTAATTAG
- the trpB gene encoding tryptophan synthase subunit beta, translating into MTTTPLSPSSPSNTQVPDILGRFGRFGGKYVPETLMPALAELETAYQQYRHDPSFQAELQDLLRDYVGRATPLYFAERLTTHYARPDGTGAQIYLKREDLNHTGAHKINNALGQVLLARRMGKKRVIAETGAGQHGVATATVCARFGLECVIYMGVHDMERQALNVFRMRLMGAEVRPVEAGTGTLKDATSEAIRDWVTNVETTHYILGSVAGPHPYPMMVRDFHAVIGVETRVQAMEKWGGLPDILIACVGGGSNAMGLFHEFVNESSIRLIGVEAAGEGVDTEKHAATLTKGRIGVLHGAMSYLLQDEEGQIIEAHSISAGLDYPGVGPEHSYLKDMGRAEYYSVTDAEALEAFQRLSRLEGIIPALETAHAIAYLETLCPQLSGSPRIVLNCSGRGDKDVQTVAKFLIPE; encoded by the coding sequence GTGACTACTACACCCCTCTCTCCCAGTTCCCCATCAAACACTCAGGTTCCCGACATCCTTGGACGCTTTGGACGCTTTGGCGGTAAGTACGTCCCGGAAACACTGATGCCAGCTTTAGCTGAATTAGAAACAGCTTATCAGCAATATCGCCATGACCCAAGTTTTCAAGCAGAACTACAAGATTTACTGCGAGATTATGTAGGACGCGCCACACCGTTGTATTTTGCCGAACGCCTCACCACTCATTACGCCCGCCCAGATGGTACAGGAGCGCAAATTTACTTAAAGCGTGAAGACTTAAATCACACAGGCGCGCACAAAATTAATAATGCCTTGGGTCAGGTATTGTTGGCGCGGCGCATGGGTAAGAAAAGAGTAATTGCCGAAACAGGCGCAGGACAGCATGGAGTAGCAACGGCGACGGTTTGCGCTCGATTTGGGCTGGAATGTGTGATTTATATGGGCGTTCACGATATGGAACGTCAAGCTTTAAATGTGTTCAGAATGCGACTCATGGGGGCAGAAGTCCGTCCGGTGGAAGCGGGAACCGGAACCCTCAAGGATGCGACTTCTGAGGCTATCCGTGATTGGGTGACCAATGTGGAAACAACTCATTACATTTTGGGTTCAGTTGCTGGCCCCCATCCTTACCCGATGATGGTACGCGATTTTCATGCTGTGATTGGTGTAGAAACTCGCGTTCAAGCTATGGAAAAGTGGGGCGGTTTACCTGATATTCTCATTGCTTGTGTGGGTGGTGGTTCCAACGCCATGGGATTATTCCACGAGTTTGTGAATGAGTCTTCTATTAGGTTAATTGGGGTGGAAGCAGCCGGCGAAGGTGTAGATACAGAAAAACACGCTGCTACCTTGACAAAAGGACGAATTGGTGTACTGCACGGAGCAATGAGCTATTTGTTGCAAGATGAAGAAGGGCAAATAATTGAAGCGCACTCCATTAGTGCCGGTTTAGATTATCCTGGAGTAGGGCCAGAACATAGCTATTTAAAGGATATGGGACGGGCTGAATATTATAGTGTGACTGATGCAGAGGCTTTAGAAGCGTTCCAGCGATTATCTCGCCTAGAGGGAATTATACCAGCCTTGGAAACTGCTCATGCGATCGCTTATCTAGAAACCCTATGTCCTCAACTGAGTGGTAGTCCACGAATTGTACTCAACTGTTCTGGACGTGGGGATAAGGATGTACAAACGGTAGCCAAGTTTTTAATCCCAGAATAA
- a CDS encoding translation initiation factor has translation MSSDKSSDKRFAYREFGNDNSAATQRGVPELPPQQQNLKVEASRKGRKGKTVTVISGFQTKPEVLADLVKQLKSQCGSGGTVKDNEIEIQGEHKQKILDILTKLGYKVKISGG, from the coding sequence ATGTCTTCTGATAAATCTTCCGACAAACGCTTTGCTTATCGTGAATTTGGTAACGATAATTCTGCGGCTACCCAAAGAGGGGTTCCGGAATTACCTCCGCAGCAACAAAACCTGAAGGTGGAGGCTTCCCGCAAAGGACGTAAGGGTAAAACTGTGACTGTGATTAGCGGTTTCCAGACTAAGCCAGAAGTTTTGGCTGATTTAGTTAAACAGTTGAAAAGTCAATGCGGTTCTGGTGGTACTGTGAAAGATAATGAAATTGAAATTCAGGGCGAGCATAAACAGAAAATTTTGGATATTTTGACTAAGTTAGGTTACAAAGTCAAAATTAGCGGCGGCTGA
- a CDS encoding YqaE/Pmp3 family membrane protein, with product MDLVRILCAVFLPPLGVFLQVGFGMDFWINILLTLLGYIPGIIHAVWVIARK from the coding sequence ATGGATTTAGTTCGGATTTTGTGTGCTGTTTTCTTGCCTCCTCTGGGAGTATTTTTGCAAGTAGGTTTTGGGATGGATTTTTGGATTAATATCCTGTTGACTTTGTTGGGTTATATTCCCGGAATAATTCACGCCGTTTGGGTAATTGCCAGGAAATAA